Below is a genomic region from Henckelia pumila isolate YLH828 chromosome 3, ASM3356847v2, whole genome shotgun sequence.
AGGACGGCCACCGTGACTCCGCCGCCGATGCTCATACGCCGGTTATGTAAAGGAGGTTTGCAGTGGTTAATTGAATCATGCATGATCGATTGTTTGATGGTCtgtataatattttctttttcaatttATCCGAtcctttacttttttttttctggatCGATGGAAGTGTTGTGGTGCATGAATATAATGATCAATATtggaatttaaaaattataatttttaaaccgTAAATTTTATTCGATAtacgtaatattttttaaaaacaatctCAAATACTTTATATGATAAAATTTCCATTCCATCCACTGAATTAAATTTTAGCTTCTTCGATTTACTGTTGATAATGCATCTGGGTTAATTGAATAAATTgtgaaaatattcaaattaaaaattattttccattTGGCAATATTGAATATTAATTAGCTGGTCATGAAAATTTCGATGATGATTATATACCTTTCACCAAATAAATATACCTGTACCAGATAATTAAattgattatatattttttggcgAAGTTGCATTGATCGGATTTCTTAggaataatttaattataattattcatGCATATCTATACATATATACTACATAATAATACATGAACCCTTTAGAATAACCAACTTGGTCAAATAAATTGATGAACAAAAATGTCCTTTAGTACTTATAACTAATATATATctttaaactttatttttcaattaaaaaatataaaaaaaaagtttattaATTTTAGATATAATATAAACTATTTATGCACACGAATTTTCACATGCGTGGATTACGTGTATAGAATGATACCATAACTAAACTATTCTTTGATTCTTTCACCCCACCCCCTGACTGAttcaatataaaaataaaataaaaataaataggaGGCGTTACTTTTCTATATGAGTGTCACACATAGGCCATAGCACTGAGCCACCGACCATTCTTAGGCCCATATAAAAAATGGTCAGTGCTTGTTGCGAAAGAATTGGAAATAAACAGCACAATCCAAACAAATACGAATTCATCATTAGAAATTTGCAAACCTCATGTGTACAATACGTAACGACTCTAATTGAAATTTCATCTCGAACCTGAAATTTCGTCTCGATCTTGAGACTTTGTTTCTATAATAAGTTGGTATTGAGACTTCATTTAGATaccatttttttatttgtctaAATTGTCCTTATGTAACATAAATattacacttttttttttttgaaattttcatatttcaaattttcatatttttctcaactaaacattatctataaattgataaataaatttaaaatatatttttatattattttataaatgaaaaataaataaatttaaatattatcaaaaaaataatatttatacataacatacaatattaaatatattatataattttatacaCACACCACACGTATGTACAATTATGCTAGTtagttataattaaatttacaatatcaataatataaattccACGCAATAGCTATACGTTGCAGAAGAATTTATAATAATGTCGGTTAAACAATCAAATCCCCCAATTACCGTTGAAGAAAAAGATGGAAGGCAAAAAATGCTGAAAGATAAACAGAAAGCTGCAGAAGTATAATAATTGTATGCAAAGAAAAGGTACAAGAAACCAaacaataatttaatatattcgtatgtattttgaataaaatgtacGTAGAATCATCATGCGTTATTTTACTTGTAATGGGCATTGCGTACTAGAGATTTAAAAAGCATCAAAGATCGCAACCAAGATGGATATCTAAGACTAAATATTCCAAAAATCCTAGGCTGAGCAAAGAAGAGTTGTCCATATTTTCCATATTGGCCAATTTTTCCATCAGTGCCCATGCCACCATTGAATCATATGAAAGCTTTGTCTGCCAAATTCGTGCGTTTTTGGGCTCATTAGCAAATGATATTGAGTCAAAAAAGATATATAAAGTTAGTAAAAATTGCTTTTGATGTCTTGTTCTTTGGCTTCCTCTATGTTACaaaatttaagttttaattaatatatcttTCGGTCTCTTTTGGCAATTTGATTCTATTTTCATCGAGATtgctaatatttttttacacatgTCAACGTCACATCATCATTATATTTGTGCGATATCAACTACACATCGGATAAAAGTCTACAATTGAAATTTGACAATAGATGATGAATGAAAAATCGAAAAacctatataaaaaaaaagaacCGTTAAGTAAAATCGATATCTCGTGAAAAATCGACCGGAGCTTGTCGAAGCACCCAGGAACGATTGTTAAGgactaaaattttataatatatgataatttTAGATACGAAGGTGTGTCTTTTTTATACGATGGGGATTTTACCTTATTTCTAAGGCAGTGGGCTGTCTCTCTCTCATACATGGGCTTGGTGTACAAAAGAGAGATTAGGGGTGAATAAAAGGCAAAAAGCATGCGAAAATGTCAAAGCAAAAGGGGAAAGCATCGACCCCAAATCTTGGTGATGGGGACGTTATTTAAGTACAAAGCAAGCTCTTTGAATGTGAAGTTGGGGGAAAGTACACGCAAGAAGAACCGAATACATACAAACTTTGAGTGAATGGCCCAATATTGGATGTGGACTTGTCCATGTCATTGGCCCACAATCAGTTACATGGCTTTGTCTCTTTTCTCCATTTTTAACTCCAGGGGTAAATTTCATTTGCAAACTTTGAGATCACCTCTATCCCTTGATTTGAATGCccatcaaatcaaattaaaGAAGAGATCGAttttttcctcttttttttttcaaattaattttaacCAAACGTAACTAATCCGACcaaaaatagattttttttgtGATTCGATCTCATATTCATACTATCCACTAAAAACAAGAAGGGGTCgaagaaatttttatttatttattttaaaccaAGTATAGTATTTTATATGTGGAGCATGTTTTTCGGATTTGATCCATCAAACAAAGGGACTGAGTCGTGAGTTCCATTGTTTGACCGTTGTCACAATAACTACAATGTTTGTTTCGAGAATTTATTTATCCAAACAGTGTTAGAAATAAAACTTGGACATAAATCATTTCAAGAGTTAGCTCAAAATGTGAGAGTTTCTCTTGTTTATATTAAGGACTCCCAAGAATTCTATTCTACCGATGTGAGACAATATTTCAACAAATAGAGTCGTTGAACAACAAATATATCCTTCGGACAGCGAATGTAGTTTCAGCTAGCTAGAAATTATAAAGTTAATGTTTTTAAATTTGTGAATTATActatatttgatatatatagtCGCATAATTAAATTGATGGGGGAGAATGAAAATATGAAATGAAAATGTAAAGTGAGTCGGAGGCATTGGGAAAGGCCGAGACGACAAGCAAATAATATGTGGAAATGGGGTGCAAACTTCGATATATATGCTCTCCTATATATCCTATATAGGCTCAAAAATAACGGCTACGTATTGTCACCTCCCACAAAATCCTAACTTTTTTGCCTTATCAATTCCACTTTACAGTAGTGTAGCCATTTGTCTGATTTTCAACACCACTCATAATTACATTTAGGGCAACTAAAACATTATTTATAATCGATTTGTCCATCACCCATTCCCATCCGCTACTTTCTTCGAAGTATTATTGTGATCGGAGCCATCCACACACTTTTTATACATAacgtaataaataaaaatacgtAAAATATcccaaaacaaaaattaaagaataaaaaaatgtaTGAGATGGAAAAGAGTtgataagtgtttttttttttctaattttaaattaaagatGATGATGGATTTTTCGGATAGTGGAGAGAATGTAAATTTGATTTTGACTTATTTTTCATTCACCAATTAGAATTAGAGGTAGTTTTTTggtataccgtatcaaaaatattgatattaaaaaaattcataccgatatcgacatcgatatcgaaattttgaaattttggtatgaaaaaaattcatactaatatcgtatagataccgaaaaaaatttcgatataccaaaaaaatgtatatatatcgaaaaaatttcggtacgacaTCCTGAAAAGTCGGTATTTTGGTTCGGTGTCTCGGCCCTAATTAGAATGAATGCGTATCTTTGTAAGTTACATATATGTTATTTTGGTGTTAGTCACGTTAACAGGGTAATGTCGATGCTACCCATAGAGTACTAACTACCCCATGAGTAGcgtgacggattttgattggtCCAAATCAGTGGGTCCCACGTGGGGCCCACTAATTTGGACCAATCATGGAGGGACACGTTGTTCACGAGATAGTACCCTATGGGCAGCATGTACAAAACCCGTTAACAGACCGGATCGGTTAATTAGTATATGTGTCTAGCtcgatttttatatataaataatatatattattattattacaattATTATCATTGCGATTAGTGCAGTGTTTTTTAAACAACCACTCACATTTCTTCTATATAAAAGATATTTATATCACTCTATCATGCATGAAGGAGTTGAGCATCGGGTAGTTTTCTTTATAAATGATACTAGTGAAATAATGGTTAGATTCTTTCCGACCAATTAGATTATTGCATGCCCaccaaatttgaaatttttttatgtgtgaTGTAATGTTGCATCTACTAACTAACGgtactttttaaaaattatatataatgtatattaTTGTATTGATACACAcaattgtataatatttttgtaattattttgatttatattaaaataaaagtaatatCATAGTTATAAAAATTATCGATGAACTAAATTGTAATTTGAAAAGTcgaaattagaaaaaaaaaacacaataaaacaaaagagtaatatatatctatattaaATAAGAACAATTTTGGTAAAACAAAAGATGGTGTCTAAAGAGCATATTATTTATATACAGGAAAAGATATATATTATTACAATAGTTTACCAATACATGAAACTTAatatgaatatttatttaaatgggACGGGTACTATTTATATTCCACTGTAACTTAGCCTAGCAACCAAAATCTCTGAATTGACAAGCTAGAAGATAATTGCGACATGCATGATTGCATTCTATATTTCTATGCTACGTTGGAAGATAGTTGTCGTACGTAAAGTAGTCTTTccgtttaattttttattattatatttttgccaattcctttttttttttttttttttggttatgtATGCATGAGGTTGGTACTAATATCTATTAAGGCCTAAGGGCCTTAAAAAAATTGAACAATACCAAATCAAACTGTTAAACCAAAGCAAATCACATGGtttgaattaattgattttaaaaTCAACTAATTAACCGAAAAATTTATttggcttaagttatggataaaAATATGAGATGAAATTACATTTATATCCTAACAtaattttcaacaaaaccaaTATTATAAGACAAATTATTCATTTTATATGGTCACATCTTTTTTGGCCAttaaattttatcttatttatcaaaatgacaCTCGTTATctttgtttatattttgaaatttatagATTAGATAACTatcaattttaaaacttttaaatatttaattcattgtgagttctaaaaataacatgacaattaattaatataaaaaattatatatatacacgcatcACGCGCAAGAGACtctaatatttatataaaaatatataatagtttttgttattttagtgtgattttttatataaattttttattttactttagTTTATATTCTAGTTTAGCGAGCTTTTAAAAAACACGACAATATTGATAGTTTATTAATTTTAGATTTTAatccaaataattaaacataaccgTAACGTCAAAGttcaaattgttttttttagggaaaataagtttttggtccagtaactttacctcatttgggttttggtccaataattttttcgatgtgggttttggtacactaactttgcattttcagtgttttttggtctaactgcatacgtgtcagtttctgattggtccacgtcatcattttggaccaatcaaaaattgacacgtatgcagttggacaaaaaaacactgaaaatataaagttagtataccaaaacccacatcgaaaaTGTTAATAGACGAAAACcaaaacatgaacaagttaatggaccaaaaaacttattttcccttttttttaaGTTAGCAGGATTCTATAGCGTGCATAACTACTTTATTGTTTTAGTATtctaattataataattttattctaTCAGCTTTCTATttctaatttttaaaattaaaaactatAATATTTCATGCATTGATTTACTATGAAACTCAAAATTTAGTTAATTGCATCATCCAAACGACCAAACGGAAATTCATGGTTTTGTTTGGTTCGATcggttataaaaaaattatggtttGGTAAGACAATAGAAACTTTATGAAACCGAAACTTTGATGTAAAAAAGAACCAATGTCGAACACCCCTACTTAATTAATACTAGCACTCGAGAACACGTGTTATGTATGCTTAtacaatatgttttttttaaataaaaaaatagagaaccatttttttaatataatagagAACAATTTTGATAAGTTCtattttgtaaataaataaataaatataataaaagtgacattttcataaatattagttacaatgaataaaacaaaatgACATTTTAATTTGGTAATTAAACATGTACTAAATAACAAAAGAAGTTAACCATATCAACCctcaattttaataaaatagaataaaagAACGTAACCATATCAACCCTCAATTTTAATAGAATAGAATAGATTATAGTACTGTACTGTCTCCACGTACACATCATGTTAAATGTCCGGCCACGTTCTTataatttacaaaaaaataaaataaaaaaaataaagagaaaaagaaaaaaaagtgtCCGTAAAATTTCCCCCATAAAACGAAAAAATGGTTTCAGTGTTTGCCACGTTTGCCAAAATTCGTTCATAAATTTgaaatatgaatatttttaaaaataaataattgtaaTTAACCAATGGAATGCTTTTATTACGGATTCTagctaaaaaataaaacttttctGGTTTCAAATTAGAATGAATTATCGTTAATTAAATTAaaggtaaatatatatatgttgaatAGTTTGGAGTTTGGACCATATGCATGTACATGAAGATACGCGCGCACACACGTGATATatctttataaaataaaatgtaaatagATATTTATCATGATATAATTGCCATGTTATTGATGCTAATCGTGTAGGTACAAGTTAATGTCGTCAAATGAAATGCGACgaggaataataataataataataataataataataataataataataatatcgtGATATAATTGCCAGGTTAGTAATgctaatataaataataataataataataataataataatatcgtGATATAATTGCCAGGTTAGTAATGCTAATATATCGTTCAGGAACATGTTAATTACGTCAAATGAAATGCGACAGCCGACAAGGAATGAATATAATAGGAAAAAGTATATTTTTAGTCTTCATACTTGCATGTCAAAATACTTTTGATCTCTAAAAATTTCAATACAATATTTTTAgtccttaaattttaaaatttgcaaCAAAATTGTCCTTGTCATGTATTCTATAGTTAAATATAATTGTGAGAACtaatttatgatattattaAATTCTAGGGACCAAAgatgaataaaaatattatgaagagataaaaaaataaaatattgaatgaaactctcattttttaaatatttttatgttttatgttttatattcaaaattttaaaaaatattttttaaaataattaaaataaagaaagtttcaagattttttttgAAGGTAATAGAGTTTCAAGATTAATTTTCGCATAATATGCATTTTTTTATTCTtcgttatttattattaatgtttaatatttacaaatataattatatatattatatatttatatttgatatcTTAAGAGAATTAAAATCGTACCTAGTTAGTATCctgatattaaataaaaaataataattacttAGATTTGATATCAAATCCAGGTATTTAGTATCAAATTAAAGAtttgaataaattttattttaagaaattattaaaaaacacattgagaaattttaaatgtgcatattaattaaaatatttatattatattttaattttgaaaatgacTACTTTTTATGCAAaactccatatatatatatactaaagtagatattttttttaaaataaaaaaccgCACTAAATTTTATTTGCACATAataacattaaaaaatattaagtaTGTTTATGTTGTAGCATGTAGGTATGTGATTATTTATGgtctttattttttcataattttataaTTCATTTTTTGTCTCTATTACctaataaataacataaatatttAGTCCTCAAAAAAATAGTTaaccataaaataaatgataaggACTAATGACTCTAAAATGTTTAGGGATCAAAAATGTTTTGATATgaaagtataaaaattaaaaatgtacTTTAAGTTTTCCGATACAATAAAAAgaataacaacaacaataattttATCATCTGGAGCTAGTTTTTATATATAGTAAATTGTAAATGATTAATTAGACTGTTCTCACATGCATGTACAAGCACCCATAATAGCATTCTCATATGACAATGTAGCCAAATGAAAGTGTTCACTCTTGCATTGATATTTTCGGAGAATATATTCTAATTCTAGAATATGTGTAAAAAGTTCACATCTGCATATGACAGAGCAAGgcaatatatacacatatacatacatatatatgcatatatagacACATTTTATTTCTGGAGATCTGCATTGtgtaattataatttataagttGACATTTATGTGCTGATCTATAtacaattaatatatataatggaTTGGCTATTTGAAATGCTATATTGAATTCAATTCTGGACATCTAGACATTTATATATGATTCATGAAGATGATATACGTACGACCTATGTCTAAATAGTATATTAACAAAAATGATCAGAGGCAATTAGCTGGTTTGAATTAGATAGTTTAAGGTCGGGTACTaactactatttttttttaaaactagtCATCACTACTGATTAAGGATAGGGGAATTAaactttatttttgattgtgtatgtttgtttgtttttttgtgattttaatCTCTATATCACATTTCATTAATTGTAGGCATATATCgccattttttaaaaacacGCGTTTTAGTCTTTTTTAACGGAATTGTTGATATGAGAGGTACACATGTCGGCACCTCATTGATGCCACTTCTGCGCCACGTCGGAAGaagatcaaatttttttaaaaaaagctaaGATAGTGGAACTACGTACGACTTAATTTACCCTTTTCTTCAAGGATGCATATAAATTAGCTAGGTTAATTATATAGTTCACACATACATGTTCTTTGCCAACTAGAATAATTACTTCATCTCATTTTTAAATTCATCAAACTTTAATGAAACTTGAGCATGTTTCAAATTTACATATTTGATAGTTCCAAAAGATTTTTGGTTTATATCCAACAAATTATtgcattttattatatataaccaGCTACATTACAAAATTGTACAAACTCGATCGGGCGGATGATTTGAGATCACAACATGCACTTTAAAATAGTTTATCATTCAAAGTTTGTGCAAGAAAAATTAATGGATTTCAAATGAAACTAGTTAAATATGAAATGGAGACAATTAATTTTGGACGCAATTTAAATAGTTTCCACTTTTAGTTAATAATATTCTCAGACATTTATGCAAGAATACCAAGTACGACAGTTGATAAGACAATTAATATCTATACTTGAAATACGTTAACATATACAAGCAATGGTACACCATCAACATAATATCGCAATAATTAACCGTAAATAACTAAGAATTAATCCCTCAATATATAGAGGGCTAGCTAGGAATGCGCTAAACAAAGAAAGCCCACATACattaattaatacttttaaaTTTACACTTCTAAAATGATTAATCAAGGACTATTAGGAAATCTTGCCCCATAGGAGTTGAGGGTGAGCTCCAAAGAAGCCGTGGGAGCGGCGATACCGTCGTTGGAGCAGTGGTGCCAGCCACCATTGAAGTAGTCAGTTTCTTGTTTGATGTTGCTGTGGATGGGGAAGAGAGGAAGGGTCTCGATTTCCGGGGCGACATCTtcgccttcttcttcttcctccatTTCTAGGGTTTGAAGATCAGCATTGATGTAGCTGCAGTTTTTCTTCTCGAGAAAAGGGTAGGTTGCAGAGCAAGGATCCACCCCGATCCATGTGAAGTTTTGGCTCATCGATCCGCAGGTGTTGGGATTCGGGGTTATGGAACAATCCTGTTCAATGCAAATCAACATAATAAATTCAGTCTAAAAATTGCTACTACCAGGGGTAAATTTATaagaataaatattaatatatatatataatgaatacCAGCAGAgggtttaatataattttatactaaaatttttacttccCAAGTCGGATTATATATCTTTGAAACATAGACTCAAGGCTAGTAATTCGTGGAGTAAAGCTTTGCATGTACCCAAATCATACAAACTATGCAGTtgttttcttggtgaaaatataaaatatccCACAGATCACAAGTGTTACTTTGAAATGTTTATAAGTTTGTGAAAAGTTAAGACAGAGACCAGACCCTAGCTAAACCAGGCCAAAATTTTGTATGTACATAATGCGAAACTCGACGAGATCCATATACATCAGAGCGGGTTTAGCTCGATCTAATTAACCATTGCACTCACCCTAAAGCTCTTCTCCACAGCAAAAGATCCGATTCCGAAGTTTCCGACAGAGGCAACATTGATCAAACCAGGCGCAGAAGGAACAGAAGAAGACGGAAAGCTACCTGCAGCTGCTGCATATATAACATAAATTCAAGAAACTgcattttaaaaaagaaaaaagaaaagagcccttaaaaaaattatttatttaacctGCAGAATTGAGGTTGGGAAACTTGTTATAAATGTCGTCATGATTCTTCCAAATCCCATTCCTGTAGTGCATGGTGGGTACATTATTATCACAAGTGAATCTCTTCTTCTGCCTCTCTCTAGCCTTGTGATTCTGAAACCAGTAGAAAACATTCTTCCCTTCGATCTTCCCATATTGTCTTAACCTAGCAGAAATCCTCTGAATCTGCTCCGCGGAAGGAGACCTAAGCCCATTATTGTAATAAAGATCCTTCAAGATTCTTATCTGATCAGTCGTTGGAGTCCACCTAGTACTGCTCTGTCTGCACAGAAAACCGCTGTTCTTCCCATTTTCTTGATCGTTCGCGGTGGGATTCTGAGGTTCCATGTATAAGAAAATTTTTCTACAGAAAAAACACAAGAGCTAGTGGATTTGggaatttattaatataatgtAAGGTGGTAGGtgtgtaatatatataattttttttaaagaaggagGAGGGAGAGATGAAGTTTTGGGCACATGGAGAGAAGATTTCATATCAGAGAGACGATATCTGGAAGAGAAGGACTGAAGTTGACAGAACAAAAAGGAATTAAAGGGACAAAAGAGGAGGAATTTCAGACACAATTGCTTGGATCAAAAGGTATCCATCATAAAGATTTGTTGATTATatttcatatcatatcatatattataattattatatatatatgcacactggataaacatatatatatatatatcatgagtTTTTCTTTATATAAGTCATGAGATTTTTGTGAATGAATGAATGCTAcaaattaaatgatttaaacTTGAGAAGGATTCTTCTCATAGTGGAGATGTATATGTTAGCAGACTACAAAAGCCAGAGTTATTGAGATATGTATATTCTTGTACTTGTGTGAAGGTGAAAGACTGAAAGTGCATCTCTCATTTAAGAGACTTTATGTGACTGTAAAATTTCTTATTGGTTTTTAGACAAAATGTTGCGAGTgacaaattaattatttgaaatattggGATTCAGAAAGGCGATGCCACTTGTGTGCAAATTTagtgcacacacacacatattcaTACATTTGTATactttaatttttatgttattatatctatattatatatgtatatattaggtCAGGAAATTATTCAAAAAACGAAAAGAGACAGTTTATAAAACCACATGTATAGGATAAAATAGGCTTTTATAATAACATTCAGTGTGAACAGGACCAGTTGCAAACCTGATCTCACCCAATTTATTTCCAAAAATAACCGCCTCGAGTTACATTCATTGtaagagaattttttttttttttcaagaacaTTTTTGCAAAAGTTGGCTTgtgcatatatacataatacataTATTGCCCACAACTTGatttgttataaaaaaaaatgtgtagCTTAAATTTACTTTTGTTTTCGGTATACTTCCTGGAAGTGTTTTTTTAAGAAaccaaactttttttttttaatgatagtaAATTCATAATTTCAGCTGATCTCAAGTAAAAATCAATCATTATTGAGGAGAAACCGAACTTTCAAAACGTGCTttggaaaattaaaatataataatatcacTTTTTGTTTTCTAAAAATGGAAACCCATTACATGCATGTATATTGGTGgaaatcattaattaattacagCTATTTGGAGTTATTGATACAACAAAATATAATcaaggttatatatatattttaatgtatCCACTTTATTTTATTCACTTGCTTGAGTCGTTTTAACGTGGATATAAAGTACGTCTGTGCAGAAAAATGTCTCTGTCCCAACAATTTCTTGCGTTCAATTAACATTTGGCATGATTTGCATTATTTTGCGGTTGTAAGAtgttcattatttatttatttaatttatttttttgcacaataaatttaaatacatatatatttgatatgatgGTGGATTTTGTTGGAGAGAGTAGGCGTTATTTTAGGATGATACGGTGCACAAAGAAAAAAGGTTGGCAGGACACGAAATAAGACATTGATGAATGATGACATTGGATATTCTGCAGAGGAATCACGCCTTCCTAGATTAAATGCATTACAGTTACTAAGGTACACATATACATGTTAATAAATAATGTCTCAAATTTCTTATAAAATGGTCtcaattttatatgatatgtcttttatcaaatataatatatacttGACTATAATAATAcaacttaat
It encodes:
- the LOC140893074 gene encoding protein WUSCHEL isoform X1 codes for the protein MEPQNPTANDQENGKNSGFLCRQSSTRWTPTTDQIRILKDLYYNNGLRSPSAEQIQRISARLRQYGKIEGKNVFYWFQNHKARERQKKRFTCDNNVPTMHYRNGIWKNHDDIYNKFPNLNSAAAAGSFPSSSVPSAPGLINVASVGNFGIGSFAVEKSFRDCSITPNPNTCGSMSQNFTWIGVDPCSATYPFLEKKNCSYINADLQTLEMEEEEEGEDVAPEIETLPLFPIHSNIKQETDYFNGGWHHCSNDGIAAPTASLELTLNSYGARFPNSP
- the LOC140893074 gene encoding protein WUSCHEL isoform X2, giving the protein MEPQNPTANDQENGKNSGFLCRQSSTRWTPTTDQIRILKDLYYNNGLRSPSAEQIQRISARLRQYGKIEGKNVFYWFQNHKARERQKKRFTCDNNVPTMHYRNGIWKNHDDIYNKFPNLNSAAAGSFPSSSVPSAPGLINVASVGNFGIGSFAVEKSFRDCSITPNPNTCGSMSQNFTWIGVDPCSATYPFLEKKNCSYINADLQTLEMEEEEEGEDVAPEIETLPLFPIHSNIKQETDYFNGGWHHCSNDGIAAPTASLELTLNSYGARFPNSP